From Camelina sativa cultivar DH55 chromosome 20, Cs, whole genome shotgun sequence, the proteins below share one genomic window:
- the LOC104768420 gene encoding uncharacterized protein LOC104768420 translates to MSTGVCGKRVGYDDYFGSSSSPTNKRSKWSSFGSPIRPSETGSGSDDPVASLIHMFPAMDPEFVREVLSNKNNVFEEAKESLSSISFNGDLDRTEASSSFDGSVGSWRDVDMVDGAKWVDRLVSEMSKAKNIDDMRQRVVVILEAVERIIKHNTNASKKLEYASLKETLQSLINDNQILKRAIASQHQRSSENEEKAKEVHRLKGVVGQYQEQLHKLELSNYALKLHLQRSQQQQQQQSSFSGNLPPDVY, encoded by the exons ATGTCTACAGGTGTTTGCGGTAAACGGGTCGGGTATGATGATTACTTCGGCTCTTCATCTTCCCCGACCAATAAGAGATCCAAATGGTCAAGCTTTGGATCGCCGATTCGTCCTTCTGAAACCGGGTCTGGATCCGATGACCCCGTTGCTTCTTTGATCCATATGTTCCCTGCCATGGATCCTGAG TTTGTGAGAGAGGTTCTGAGCAACAAGAACAATGTGTTTGAAGAGGCAAAAGAGAGTTTAAGTTCAATTTCCTTCAACGGCGATTTGGATAGAACAGAAGCTAGTAGCTCCTTTGATGGTTCTGTGGGAAGTTGGAGGGATGTGGATATGGTTGACGGAGCTAAATGGGTCGATAGACTTGTATCCGAGATGTCAAAGGCGAAAAACATTGATGATATGAGGCAACGTGTTGTGGTGATCTTAGAAGCTGTAGAGAGAATCATTAAGCATAACACCAATGCCTCAAAGAAG CTTGAGTATGCGTCATTAAAGGAGACTCTACAGAGTTTGATTAATGATAACCAAATCTTGAAACGTGCAATTGCGAGTCAACACCAGCGTAGCTCTGAAAACgaagagaaggccaaagaagtacATCGTTTGAAAGGCGTGGTTGGGCAATACCAAGAACAGCTTCATAAACTAGAG CTAAGCAACTACGCCTTGAAACTCCATCTTCAAAggtcacaacaacaacaacaacaacaaagttcTTTCTCAGGGAATTTGCCTCCAGACGTTTACTGA
- the LOC104768421 gene encoding uncharacterized protein LOC104768421 codes for MAEHREPNFDDDGSKSYSQKTVVLRDWWLVKCPKEFEGKRFGVAGIEDPVEKRAVRVFTSSPIIKALDVFTLLASDGIYITLRGFINKERLVKNGFTPEISREFIFGFPPCWEQICNNCFGGGVSLGTDDTNTVSSTVSKASYPILSPCKNNKENLEEDSLAEGRDESNVTDTIATEITTNTEDVSRPRYKITARRKSLHLRTRFGGKSVEDQRILESSEVHNTTNDGDLGSEGFDEAKSGDVENDNCEGIDNGVVSPADGSGRNHTGADNVDKVTSTITTAESLTSEQLLIDECEVINHEDGVKKLDDSTNDGDRGSEGLDKAKSDSVDQDEFEAINNGVLLPADGCGRTRIDADNNVDKVTSASATGESLTSEEQKGELKVTAASPHSLFKDLDKSSKPGRKGMSKKSRKTLKKAGNVVEPSHRSETKVKSAANKRKPQKPTTNDKDRGKEDVNNAKSDDVERDECVGINDEVIDGCGRRHSGTDGVGKLTSKNVTKESPTSKQRKGREKETKTSLLSKDLNSKPGKKKSSKKSEKTPKRDLQAAEENLSCESEENLSWGNTKRKIDFDVEVTPDNKVKKQKTNAVSTNSVGQKRSRSGRVLVSSLEYWRNQIPVYDMERRLIEVKGGHESNPTLSKGKVSYRRKPRS; via the exons ATGGCTGAGCATCGTGAACCAAATTTCGACGACGATGGTTCGAAGTCGTATTCCCAGAAAACG GTTGTACTGAGAGATTGGTGGTTAGTGAAATGCCCAAAGGAATTCGAAGGCAAACGATTTGGTGTTGCCGGAATCGAAGACCCTGTCGA GAAAAGAGCAGTGCGGGTGTTTACATCGTCTCCAATCATCAAAGCTTTAGATGTTTTCACGCTCTTAGCATCTGATGGAATCTATATCACTCTCCGAGGTTTTATTAACAAGGAACGCCTTGTTAAAAATGGTTTTACCCCTGAG ATTTCCCGTGAATTCATCTTCGGGTTTCCTCCTTGCTGGGAACAAATTTGTAACAATTGCTTTGGTGGAGGAGTCTCCTTAGGCACTGATGATACCAATACCGTCTCTTCGACAGTCTCTAAAG CTTCTTATCCCATTTTATCTCCATGTAAGAACAATAAAGAGAATCTAGAGGAGGATAGTCTAGCAGAGGGAAGAGATGAAAGCAACGTGACTGACACGATTGCAACAGAGATTACTACTAATACTGAAGATGTTTCTAGACCAAGATATAAAATTACTGCAAGGAGAAAGTCTCTTCATCTGCGAACAAGATTTGGTGGAAAAAGTGTAGAGGACCAAAGGATACTTGAATCGAGTGAAGTCCACAATACTACTAATGATGGAGATCTTGGTAGTGAAGGTTTTGATGAAGCTAAGAGCGGCGATGTAGAAAATGATAATTGTGAGGGTATCGATAATGGAGTGGTATCGCCAGCTGATGGATCTGGTAGAAACCATACTGGTGCAGATAATGTTGATAAAGTAACAAGTACGATTACTACTGCAGAATCACTGACTTCAGAACAGCTACTTATAGATGAATGCGAGGTTATCAATCATGAAGACGGGGTAAAGAAACTCGATGACAGCACGAATGATGGAGATCGTGGTAGTGAAGGTTTGGATAAGGCTAAGAGCGATAGTGTCGATCAAGATGAATTTGAGGCTATCAATAATGGAGTGTTATTGCCAGCGGATGGATGTGGTAGAACGCGTATCGATGCAGATAATAATGTGGATAAAGTAACAAGTGCAAGTGCTACTGGAGAATCACTGACTTCAGAAGAGCAAAAAGGTGAACTTAAGGTAACAGCGGCATCTCCACATTCTCTGTTTAAAGACTTAGATAAGAGTAGCAAACCTGGAAGGAAAGGAATGTCGAAGAAAAGTCGCAAGACCCTCAAAAAAGCCGGCAATGTAGTGGAACCTAGTCATCGTTCTGAGACCAAAGTCAAAAGTGCAGCGAACAAAAGGAAACCCCAGAAGCCGACTACTAATGATAAAGATCGTGGTAAGGAAGATGTGAATAATGCCAAGAGCGATGACGTAGAAAGAGATGAATGTGTGGGTATCAATGATGAAGTGATAGATGGATGTGGTAGAAGGCATTCTGGTACAGATGGCGTTGGAAAACTAACAAGTAAGAATGTTACCAAAGAATCACCGACTTCAAAACAGCGAAAAGGTagagagaaggaaacaaagacATCTTTGCTTTCAAAAGACTTGAATAGCAAGcctggaaagaaaaaaagttcaaagaaaagtgaaaagacGCCTAAAAGAGACTTGCAAGCAGCTGAGGAAAACTTGTCATGTGAAAGTGAAGAAAACTTGTCATGGGGAAACACAAAGAGGAAGATTGACTTTGATGTCGAG GTAACACCGGATAACAAAGTGAAGAAGCAGAAGACCAATGCGGTGTCTACTAATTCAGTGGGACAGAAACGGTCAAGATCAG gAAGGGTGCTTGTGTCATCACTAGAATATTGGCGCAACCAAATTCCTGTTTATGATATG GAACGGAGACTTATCGAAGTAAAGGGTGGTCATGAAAGTAACCCAACTCTATCAAAAG GAAAAGTATCTTATCGTCGAAAGCCAAGAAGTTGA
- the LOC104768422 gene encoding THO complex subunit 4B, with product MSGGLDMSLDDIIKSNRKPTGSRGRGNVGGNSSGARGGFNNSSGSNSGPSRRFANRVGNRTAPYSRPTIQQQAQDAMWQNDVFATDASVAAAFGHQAAPIVGGSSFETGTKLYISNLDYGVSNEDIKELFSEVGDLKRYGIHYDRSGRSKGTAEVVFSRRGYALAAVKRYNNVQLDGKLMKIEIVGTNLSAPTLPPMLAPAQIPFPTNGILGNFNENFNSNFNGNFNGNFRGRGRGGFVGRPRGGFGGGNFRGGRGARGRGGRGNGRVRDENVSAEDLDAELDKYHKEAMETS from the exons ATGTCAGGTGGCTTAGATATGTCACTCGATGACATCATCAAATCTAATCGAAAACCTACTGGATCTCGTGGCCGAGGAAACGTTGGTGGTAATAGTAGCGGTGCTCGCGGAGGATTCAACAACAGCTCCGGTTCCAATTCCGGTCCGTCTCGTCGGTTTGCTAACCGCGTAGGAAACAGAACGGCGCCGTATTCAAGG CCGACGATACAACAACAAGCTCAAGACGCCATGTGGCAAAACGATGTGTTCGCTACGGATGCGAGTGTGGCGGCGGCTTTTGGGCATCAAGCTGCTCCTATCGTTGGTGGCTCCTCATTCGAGACTGGAACTAAGCTCTATATTTCCAACTTAGACTATGGTGTCTCCAATGAGGATATCAAG GAGCTTTTCTCAGAGGTTGGTGACCTTAAGAGGTATGGGATTCACTATGATAGGAGTGGAAGATCGAAG GGTACTGCTGAAGTTGTTTTCTCTAGGCGTGGTTATGCCTTGGCAGCTGTCAAGCGTTACAACAATGTTCAATTGGATGGAAAACTGATGAAGATTGAGATTGTTGGAACTAATCTTTCAGCTCCCACTCTTCCTCCAATGCTTGCTCCAGCTCAGATTCCTTTTCCTACTAACGGGATACTTGGCAACTTTAATGAGAACTTTAATAGCAATTTCAATGGGAACTTCAATGGAAACTTCAG aggaagaggaagaggggGTTTTGTGGGACGGCCTCGTGGTGGTTTTGGCGGAGGTAATTTCCGAGGTGGTAGGGGAGctagaggacgtggtggtcgtggcaATGGAAGAGTACGTGATGAAAATGTATCTGCAGAGGATCTTGATGCTGAGTTGGACAAGTACCACAAAGAGGCAATGGAAACAAGTTAA
- the LOC104768423 gene encoding short-chain dehydrogenase TIC 32, chloroplastic isoform X1, with protein sequence MGLYSLITGRRGPSGFGSASTAEEVTQGIDATHLTAIITGGTGGIGLETARVLSKRGAHVVIGARNMRAAENAKTEILRQNANARVTLLHLDLSSFKSIKAFVREFHALHLPLNLLINNAGVMFCPFQLSEDGIELQFATNHIGHFLLTNLLLDTMKSTAKTSGVEGRILNLSSVAHIYTNQEGIQFDSINDICSYSDKRAYGQSKLANILHANELSRQLKEEGVNITANSVHPGLILTNLFQHTALLMRFLKFFSFYLWKNIPQGAATTCYVALHPNVKGVTGKYFADCNEVTPSKLARDETLAQKLWDFSVKLINSVSKKNYLGFDDST encoded by the exons ATGGGATTATATTCACTAATCACTGGGAGAAGAGGACCAAGTGGGTTTGGTTCAGCTTCAACAGCTGAAGAGGTTACTCAAGGGATTGATGCAACTCATCTCACCGCAATCATCACag GAGGAACGGGAGGGATAGGGTTGGAGACAGCAAGGGTACTGTCGAAGAGAGGTGCTCATGTGGTGATTGGTGCACGAAACATGAGAGCTGCAGAAAACGCCAAAACGGAGATACTCAGACAAAACGCAAACGCACGTGTCACTCTTCTCCACTTGGATCTCTCTTCCTTCAAATCCATCAAAGCCTTTGTTCGTGAATTTCATGCCCTCCATCTCCCTCTCAATCTCCTCAT AAACAATGCAGGAGTAATGTTCTGTCCATTCCAACTCTCTGAAGATGGAATCGAGTTGCAGTTTGCTACAAATCACATTG GTCATTTTCTGTTGACAAACTTGCTCTTAGACACAATGAAGAGCACAGCTAAAACCAGTGGTGTTGAAGGAAGGATTTTGAATTTATCATCAGTAGCTCATATCTATACCAACCAAGAAGGAATCCAGTTCGACAGCATCAATGACATTTGCAG TTACTCTGATAAACGAGCTTATGGACAATCAAAACTAGCCAATATATTGCACGCGAATGAGCTCTCCCGTCAACTTAAG GAAGAGGGAGTAAACATAACAGCAAATTCAGTTCACCCTGGTCTCATTCTCACCAATCTCTTCCAACACACTGCTCTTTTAATGA GATTCTTGAAGTTCTTCAGCTTCTACTTGTGGAAAAATATACCTCAG GGAGCAGCTACAACATGTTATGTTGCTTTGCATCCAAATGTGAAGGGAGTAACAGGAAAGTACTTTGCAGACTGCAACGAAGTGACTCCAAGCAAACTTGCTAGAGATGAGACTTTGGCACAGAAACTCTGGGATTTCAGCGTTAAGCTAATCAACTCTGTTTCTAAAAAGAACTACTTGGGTTTTGATGACTCCACTTAA
- the LOC104768423 gene encoding short-chain dehydrogenase TIC 32, chloroplastic isoform X2, translating into MGLYSLITGRRGPSGFGSASTAEEVTQGIDATHLTAIITGGTGGIGLETARVLSKRGAHVVIGARNMRAAENAKTEILRQNANARVTLLHLDLSSFKSIKAFVREFHALHLPLNLLINNAGVMFCPFQLSEDGIELQFATNHIGHFLLTNLLLDTMKSTAKTSGVEGRILNLSSVAHIYTNQEGIQFDSINDICSYSDKRAYGQSKLANILHANELSRQLKEEGVNITANSVHPGLILTNLFQHTALLMRFLKFFSFYLWKNIPQGAATTCYVALHPNVKGVTGKYFADCNEVTPSKLARDETLAQKLWDFSVKLINSVSKKNYLGFDDST; encoded by the exons ATGGGATTATATTCACTAATCACTGGGAGAAGAGGACCAAGTGGGTTTGGTTCAGCTTCAACAGCTGAAGAGGTTACTCAAGGGATTGATGCAACTCATCTCACCGCAATCATCACag GAGGAACGGGAGGGATAGGGTTGGAGACAGCAAGGGTACTGTCGAAGAGAGGTGCTCATGTGGTGATTGGTGCACGAAACATGAGAGCTGCAGAAAACGCCAAAACGGAGATACTCAGACAAAACGCAAACGCACGTGTCACTCTTCTCCACTTGGATCTCTCTTCCTTCAAATCCATCAAAGCCTTTGTTCGTGAATTTCATGCCCTCCATCTCCCTCTCAATCTCCTCAT AAACAATGCAGGAGTAATGTTCTGTCCATTCCAACTCTCTGAAGATGGAATCGAGTTGCAGTTTGCTACAAATCACATTG GTCATTTTCTGTTGACAAACTTGCTCTTAGACACAATGAAGAGCACAGCTAAAACCAGTGGTGTTGAAGGAAGGATTTTGAATTTATCATCAGTAGCTCATATCTATACCAACCAAGAAGGAATCCAGTTCGACAGCATCAATGACATTTGCAG TTACTCTGATAAACGAGCTTATGGACAATCAAAACTAGCCAATATATTGCACGCGAATGAGCTCTCCCGTCAACTTAAG GAAGAGGGAGTAAACATAACAGCAAATTCAGTTCACCCTGGTCTCATTCTCACCAATCTCTTCCAACACACTGCTCTTTTAATGA GGTTCTTAAAGTTCTTCAGCTTCTACTTGTGGAAAAATATACCTCAG GGAGCAGCTACAACATGTTATGTTGCTTTGCATCCAAATGTGAAGGGAGTAACAGGAAAGTACTTTGCAGACTGCAACGAAGTGACTCCAAGCAAACTTGCTAGAGATGAGACTTTGGCACAGAAACTCTGGGATTTCAGCGTTAAGCTAATCAACTCTGTTTCTAAAAAGAACTACTTGGGTTTTGATGACTCCACTTAA
- the LOC104768423 gene encoding short-chain dehydrogenase TIC 32, chloroplastic isoform X3, with product MGLYSLITGRRGPSGFGSASTAEEVTQGIDATHLTAIITGGTGGIGLETARVLSKRGAHVVIGARNMRAAENAKTEILRQNANARVTLLHLDLSSFKSIKAFVREFHALHLPLNLLINNAGVMFCPFQLSEDGIELQFATNHIDTMKSTAKTSGVEGRILNLSSVAHIYTNQEGIQFDSINDICSYSDKRAYGQSKLANILHANELSRQLKEEGVNITANSVHPGLILTNLFQHTALLMRFLKFFSFYLWKNIPQGAATTCYVALHPNVKGVTGKYFADCNEVTPSKLARDETLAQKLWDFSVKLINSVSKKNYLGFDDST from the exons ATGGGATTATATTCACTAATCACTGGGAGAAGAGGACCAAGTGGGTTTGGTTCAGCTTCAACAGCTGAAGAGGTTACTCAAGGGATTGATGCAACTCATCTCACCGCAATCATCACag GAGGAACGGGAGGGATAGGGTTGGAGACAGCAAGGGTACTGTCGAAGAGAGGTGCTCATGTGGTGATTGGTGCACGAAACATGAGAGCTGCAGAAAACGCCAAAACGGAGATACTCAGACAAAACGCAAACGCACGTGTCACTCTTCTCCACTTGGATCTCTCTTCCTTCAAATCCATCAAAGCCTTTGTTCGTGAATTTCATGCCCTCCATCTCCCTCTCAATCTCCTCAT AAACAATGCAGGAGTAATGTTCTGTCCATTCCAACTCTCTGAAGATGGAATCGAGTTGCAGTTTGCTACAAATCACATTG ACACAATGAAGAGCACAGCTAAAACCAGTGGTGTTGAAGGAAGGATTTTGAATTTATCATCAGTAGCTCATATCTATACCAACCAAGAAGGAATCCAGTTCGACAGCATCAATGACATTTGCAG TTACTCTGATAAACGAGCTTATGGACAATCAAAACTAGCCAATATATTGCACGCGAATGAGCTCTCCCGTCAACTTAAG GAAGAGGGAGTAAACATAACAGCAAATTCAGTTCACCCTGGTCTCATTCTCACCAATCTCTTCCAACACACTGCTCTTTTAATGA GATTCTTGAAGTTCTTCAGCTTCTACTTGTGGAAAAATATACCTCAG GGAGCAGCTACAACATGTTATGTTGCTTTGCATCCAAATGTGAAGGGAGTAACAGGAAAGTACTTTGCAGACTGCAACGAAGTGACTCCAAGCAAACTTGCTAGAGATGAGACTTTGGCACAGAAACTCTGGGATTTCAGCGTTAAGCTAATCAACTCTGTTTCTAAAAAGAACTACTTGGGTTTTGATGACTCCACTTAA
- the LOC109131301 gene encoding uncharacterized protein LOC109131301: MSERPSRHQRRPSQSFPISLDDLSDISLAVAASPPSSVPAQPPRHQIPPPSPAAPPANHSDNGSKDHKGNASSN; this comes from the coding sequence ATGTCGGAGAGACCAAGCCGTCACCAGAGAAGACCTTCTCAGAGCTtcccgatctcccttgatgatCTCTCCGATATCTCTCTCGCAGTCGCAGCAAGTCCTCCTTCCTCCGTTCCTGCTCAGCCACCGCGCCACCAGATCCCTCCGCCTTCTCCGGCAGCTCCTCCGGCAAACCACAGCGACAATGGTAGCAAGGATCACAAAGGGAACGCTTCTTCTAATTGA
- the LOC104768425 gene encoding probable histone H2A.4, which translates to MDSGTKTKKGAAGRRGVGGGPKKKPISRSVKSGLQFPVGRIGRYLKKGRYSKRVGTGAPVYLAAVLEYLAAEVLELAGNAARDNKKNRIIPRHVLLAVRNDEELGTLLKGVTIAHGGVLPNINPILLPKKSEKAASTTKTPKSPPSKATKSPKKA; encoded by the exons ATGGATTCTGGAACAAAAACGAAGAAAGGAGCAGCTGGAAGAAGAGGCGTTGGAGGAGGTCCAAAGAAGAAACCGATTTCCCGGTCGGTTAAATCCGGTCTACAGTTTCCTGTCGGTAGGATCGGTCGTTATCTTAAGAAAGGCCGTTATTCGAAACGTGTTGGAACCGGAGCTCCGGTCTATCTCGCTGCAGTCCTCGAGTATCTTGCTGCTGAG GTTCTTGAGCTAGCGGGTAACGCTgcaagagataacaaaaagaacCGTATCATACCACGCCATGTTCTATTAGCAGTGAGGAACGACGAGGAGCTAGGGACGCTACTCAAAGGCGTAACCATCGCACACGGCGGAGTTTTACCAAACATAAACCCAATCCTCCTCCCAAAGAAGTCTGAGAAAGCCGCTTCAACCACAAAAACTCCCAAGTCACCACCATCAAAGGCTACCAAATCCCCTAAAAAGGCATAA
- the LOC104768426 gene encoding histone H2B.9: MAPKAEKKPAEKGPPKAEKKITKEGGTSEIIKKKKKTKKSTETYKIYIFKVLKQVHPDIGISGKAMGIMNSFINDIFEKLAQESSRLARYNKKPTITSREIQTAVRLVLPGELAKHAVSEGTKAVTKFTSS; this comes from the coding sequence ATGGCGCCGAAGGCAGAGAAGAAACCGGCGGAGAAAGGACCACCGAAGGCGGAGAAGAAGATCACGAAGGAAGGAGGAACGAGCGAgatcatcaagaagaagaagaagacgaagaagagcacGGAGACGTATAAGATCTATATCTTCAAGGTGTTGAAACAGGTTCATCCAGATATTGGAATCTCTGGTAAAGCGATGGGGATCATGAACAGTTTCATCAACGACATATTCGAGAAACTCGCTCAGGAATCGTCTCGTCTTGCTCGTTACAATAAGAAACCGACGATCACGTCACGTGAGATCCAAACCGCCGTGAGACTCGTTTTGCCTGGTGAATTGGCTAAGCATGCTGTTTCTGAAGGAACCAAAGCCGTCACCAAATTTACAAgctcttaa